From the genome of Pleuronectes platessa chromosome 12, fPlePla1.1, whole genome shotgun sequence:
CTCACCCGTCCTTCAGATGCCTGCACTTTTTAGGACGAGTCACAGTTGGCCTGTTAGGGAAaaccttttccttctttttctcttccttcGCATGAGAGGGGGAATTCCATCCTAACACTTGTAAGTTCCCTCTCCACATATCCAATGTTTATGATTCTCTCTGCTTTTTATGGCTGAGAGTTATTCAAAAACGGTTTTGAGGTCATTTGCTGCGAGTGTCTCTTTTAATTAAGCATACTCCTCCTTTGCATGCGAGCAGCAGGTGTTGTTTGTTCTGACGGCTAATAGCAGGTTAGGCCTCTCTCATCATTCCTTGATTTACAGTTTATCTTTGACATTTTCTGGCCAACGAAACCGAGATAATTAGGTCAGGCTGCTGCTGACGACTGGAGCACCTGATCTGGAATCCGTTTCCTCTCAGCACAAGTGTGAGAGGATTGTTGTGATTTCTGATGGGGTTTGGTAAAGTAGTGCAACAGGCCTGCACACTGTTGCGTGTGAACCTCTGGCCCGCTGCCAGATAAGAGAGCGAGTTAGAGGACAGGTTGCATAAGAAATGAGGTAGGTTTCGATTTGGAAAGAGAGTGTCACGTAATATGTGTTTCAATTGGCAATATCCATGGTCAAGTGTCACGTAAGGCATTTAATTAGACAAGTGATGACACTGATTGTCTATTTTGGTTCTGGTTAACGCTCTAGAAATAATTCAGGGTGGGTAATAATAACAGGATCCTACCACAGATCAGTCATCAACGACTTGAATAATTGTTCCTGATTGAAAAGAGATATGCGTGGCGTGTGAAACATGGTGTGTGAGGAGTAAAATGAGGGAAACTTCTCACTATGGATCAATTCTTCCCACAAAACTGACGACTTTTGAGTTTTATCATGTGTCGAGAGTATCtatgtacatttattttactgttttaaattcttccattaatttgttgtttaaatacatttattcaaatgtaaCCTACcgtatataataaatatataacatgTGTACTGGCGTCTCCACAGTAACCTTATTATTTGTAAATCCCttaaatattttcaaatatttcaaaaacaCTTATATTCGCAATAAAGTCAGTAACCTACTTATAGTTTAATATGTGCTTATGCAGTATGTTTGCCTTTAATTTACTTGTTTTTCCCACAAAGGTTCAAATATAATGTACTTTTTAATGATGTATTCTAACTAGTGCATGGGAGATTTGTGTGGAGAGCTTGCTGAGATTATTACACACggatgtatttgtttacctacCTGCCAGACCCCACATGGAGCCTATTAATATAGAGGCTATGCTTCTATACAAACTGCTTTTCTGGCCATGCATGTACTATAAAtcttcataaataaatatataaataattaataataaatgtaattcaatacaaataataataaaaatggttgaataaaactatTGTTATTTATCTCACATCATTGTTCTCTGTAAAACTAGTACATACAGCACACGGTCCAGTAACTTCTGAACTGTAGACATCCCTCATGTACGCACCAATGTTGATTCAGTTAAACCTTCTAAATGAAATGATTTACAAACTTCCCTCAAACTACAAGCTTTTGTTCCCCTTGGACATTTTACATCTTTAATATGTGATGTTTTTTCAGAATCTTCTGAAATGTGACTGCCTGAATAGATCaagattaaatacaaatatttaaagtcTAATCTATGACCTCATGTGCCGACTCGCAATAAATTAGAATAATCACTCTCATTTTATTATCTGGCGCCCTCCAGAGGACAGAACCTGCAAGCGCTGAGCATTTATGCAGAACTACAGATCCCAGCATGCACTTCAGTCCGCGGTGCTTCCTCGTTGAACCCAGCGGTGTGGTGACCTGCAGCCATGGACAGGGAAGTGAAGGCTTTAATATTTGACCTGGACAACACACTGATAGAAACCAGCAGGGCGAGTGCACTGGCGATACGAAAGGTGATTCACATTCCTCATGTAGCGTCGGTGGGTCAGCGGCCATGTTTGTGACGTGGAGTTGAGGGGGGGGACTCAGCTGCTGATCCATTAAACTTCAGGTCACCagataacacagacacactgtgaaCTAAGCTTCTCTTGGTTTTGGAAATGTTGTATCACTGTTGTCATCGAGAAGAAAGAAACTGGATATATTCAAAGCTTCAGCTTGAAGGAGGTGACACTGACACCTCTCCTGTGGCCCGAGCTTATGTACTGTGCAATTTGAATATGTGTCTTCATGCCagacattttgatttgtgaCAGCAGGATAAACTCTAATGATAATTAGTTATGCATCCTATTTAACTGGACGACTTATCTTTTTTTCACgtttaaaggttcagggtgTAAGATTcaagtgaaagggatctatttgcAGAAgttgaatacaaaataatcctTGGGATTTTTTCATTGGTGTGTTTAATCTGAATTGTATGAGTTGTTATTTTCTTGACCTTAGATTgagacatttatattttaaaacataacatttacatcaggagagggtcctctctacggaggctgccatgtttttttttacagtagcccagactggacaaactaaacaaagttgtaaaagtttgaagACTGATTGAAGCTCTTGAGTGAAGGATGTGGATTAAAGTCTTCTCTATGAGTAGAAAAtgacaaacagcaaaacattttacaaatctgaggtagatcaGTTATGTCTTCTAACTGCGCTTACAGTACACAATGCAAAAGCAATATATCGATGTGCATCGATATATActtttaattataaatatatcgcaataattgatattgttttattgcccagcacTAACACAATCCAAAATATTTGCCTCATTTAAAAATCTTATTGTTATTTACAACTATTAAAAGGTTGCCAAATTCCCAAATACATCAAAATAAGTGTCCATCATATTTCTTACACAACCTCTTATCTGTTGCGTGTGATTCACAGACCGGTGAACTTCTGAAGACGACACTGGGCCTCGATGACGACACCATCAGCAGCATTTGTGACAAGTTCAAGCAGAAGCTTTTCCGTGAGTGTTTTGAACCTGCAGCCGGACGATCCATAGATGATGTACGAGCGGGTCACTGGGAGGAGAGCCTCCAGGAGACAGTGGGCAGTATTACCACGCCGTCTCTCGCAGCTCAGTGCTACTCTCTGTGGAAAAACAGTCGGCTGGAAGTTCTCAGTCTGTCCCCTCAAATCTGCGACCTCCTGAAACAACTGCGCAGCCgatacaagctgctgctgctgaccaaCGGGGTCGCtcagacccagagagagaaagtggaggcAGTCAAATGTGAGGAGTTCTTCAATGCCATTGTGGTTGGGGGGGAACATGCAGAGCAGAAACCATTCCTCTCCATCTTCACACTGTGTTTCAACATGCTGGGGGTGGAGGCCCAGGACTGTGTTATGGTTGGAGACTCTCTGGACACAGATATTCAGGGGGGCTTTAATGCTGGAGTACGGGCCACAGTTTGGATCAGCAGTGCTGGAGGTACAGTGCCAGAGGGCTCAGTGAAACCAGACTACACTGTCCCCACAGTGTTGGACCTGCCACATGTACTGGAACAGCTGAATTAAGAATCAAATGGTGACTGGAACCGACATAATTTCAAGTGGGATCTcgtgaaaatgttttaagatGAATGTCATGACCTGGATATCTCTCagcttttattcattttaagcaATCTGttgatgtttacatttttaactaCATGGGAGTCCAAAGTAGAATTTGTAATCATTGTTGCGGGCACTCAGGTACCAACTATTCATTCATAAAGTGGTGGAAAGTAATCATACCATTTACTCAAATACGTACACAAAT
Proteins encoded in this window:
- the nanp gene encoding N-acylneuraminate-9-phosphatase, which encodes MDREVKALIFDLDNTLIETSRASALAIRKTGELLKTTLGLDDDTISSICDKFKQKLFRECFEPAAGRSIDDVRAGHWEESLQETVGSITTPSLAAQCYSLWKNSRLEVLSLSPQICDLLKQLRSRYKLLLLTNGVAQTQREKVEAVKCEEFFNAIVVGGEHAEQKPFLSIFTLCFNMLGVEAQDCVMVGDSLDTDIQGGFNAGVRATVWISSAGGTVPEGSVKPDYTVPTVLDLPHVLEQLN